One Mycolicibacterium goodii genomic region harbors:
- a CDS encoding NADP-dependent oxidoreductase, which yields MKAVTVSDRDAGVTGLSLTELPYPVVSENDVVVRVHAAGFTRGELDWPDTWTERSGRDRTPSVPGHELSGVVVELGFGTTRFTVGQRVFGLTDWARNGSLAEYAAVETRHLAPLPFDIDHTVAAALPISGLTAWQGLFEHGRLAAGQTVLIHGAAGGVGSVAVQLAREVGARVIGTGRAADRDLALGLGTHTFLDLDNEKLEDAGEVDLVFDVIGGEILERSIALVRAGGTLVTIAEPPKTQPSDGRALYFLVEPDSALLVDLAARVRAGRLKPVVGNVVPLAGAPAAFAPEKRSSGKTIVRVTEG from the coding sequence ATGAAGGCTGTCACCGTTTCGGATCGGGACGCAGGCGTCACCGGCTTGTCGCTGACCGAGCTGCCATACCCCGTGGTCTCCGAGAACGATGTCGTGGTGCGGGTGCACGCCGCGGGCTTCACGAGAGGTGAGTTGGACTGGCCGGACACGTGGACCGAGCGCTCGGGGCGTGACCGCACACCCAGTGTGCCCGGTCACGAGCTCTCCGGTGTCGTCGTCGAGTTGGGATTCGGCACCACTCGATTCACCGTCGGTCAGCGGGTGTTCGGGTTGACCGACTGGGCACGCAACGGCTCCCTGGCCGAGTACGCCGCGGTGGAGACACGTCACCTCGCACCGTTGCCGTTCGACATCGACCACACCGTGGCCGCCGCACTGCCCATCTCAGGGTTGACCGCGTGGCAGGGGCTGTTCGAGCACGGCCGGCTCGCCGCTGGACAGACAGTTCTCATCCACGGTGCCGCGGGTGGCGTCGGGTCTGTCGCGGTGCAGCTCGCCCGCGAGGTGGGTGCGCGTGTGATCGGCACCGGGCGGGCCGCGGACCGGGATCTGGCTCTCGGGCTGGGAACCCACACGTTCCTCGACCTGGACAACGAGAAGCTCGAGGATGCCGGGGAAGTCGACCTGGTGTTCGACGTGATCGGCGGAGAGATCCTGGAACGCTCGATTGCGCTGGTGCGCGCCGGCGGGACGCTGGTCACCATCGCCGAACCACCCAAGACCCAGCCGAGTGATGGGCGGGCACTGTATTTCCTCGTGGAACCCGACAGCGCACTCCTTGTCGACCTCGCCGCTCGGGTACGGGCCGGACGGCTCAAGCCCGTGGTGGGGAATGTGGTGCCGCTCGCCGGGGCGCCCGCCGCTTTCGCTCCCGAGAAGCGTTCTTCCGGCAAGACGATCGTGCGGGTCACAGAAGGCTGA
- a CDS encoding purine-cytosine permease family protein codes for MAPTEPTPVAPRITEVEQHGVEPIPDAERTARPLDLFRLVFGGANTIATVVLGTFPIIFGLSFRDALFATLAGLVLGALILAPMSLFGPRNGTNNAVSSSAHLGVHGRVVGSFLSLLTAVAFFSISVWTSGDVLVGGANRAIGVPQTDVAVGVAYGIFALLVLVVCIYGFRFMLLVNKIAVIAATLLFLAGVFAFGGVFDAGYAGSMHLGDPLFWPSFVGAALIVMSNPVSFGAFLGDWARYIPRDTPSWKPMLAAFLAQVATLVPFLFGLVTATVIATTAPDFIANGDYVGGLLSVSPGWYFVPVCLIALIGGMSTGTTALYGTGLDFSSVFPRFSRVQATIFIGSIAIVFIFIGRFAFNVVQSISTFAVLIVTCTAPWMVVMMIGWFTRRGWYDSDALQVFNRRQSGGRYWFNHGWNWRGLTAWLVSAALSICFVNLPDQFVGPLGNLANGIDLSIPVGLGLAAVLYPALLWLSPEPRDAFGPDGPRGVPSGAPANTPIVSQDAIPAPTPEKTQGVSA; via the coding sequence ATGGCCCCCACCGAGCCCACACCGGTAGCGCCCAGAATCACCGAGGTCGAGCAACACGGCGTCGAACCGATTCCCGACGCCGAGCGCACCGCACGTCCACTCGATCTGTTCCGTCTGGTGTTCGGCGGCGCGAACACCATCGCGACGGTCGTCCTGGGCACCTTTCCCATCATCTTCGGACTGTCGTTCCGCGATGCCCTGTTCGCGACGCTCGCCGGTCTGGTGCTCGGCGCGCTGATCCTCGCGCCGATGTCATTGTTCGGCCCGCGCAACGGCACCAACAACGCGGTGTCCTCGTCGGCCCATCTCGGTGTGCACGGGCGCGTCGTTGGTTCGTTCCTGTCGCTGCTGACCGCGGTCGCGTTCTTCTCGATCTCGGTGTGGACTTCCGGCGACGTGCTGGTGGGCGGTGCGAACCGCGCGATCGGTGTGCCGCAGACCGACGTCGCCGTCGGTGTCGCCTACGGGATCTTCGCACTGCTGGTCCTCGTCGTGTGCATCTACGGCTTCCGGTTCATGCTGCTGGTCAACAAGATTGCCGTGATCGCTGCGACGCTGTTGTTCCTGGCGGGGGTCTTCGCGTTCGGTGGCGTGTTCGACGCCGGCTACGCGGGCAGCATGCACCTCGGCGACCCGCTGTTCTGGCCGTCGTTCGTCGGGGCCGCGCTCATCGTGATGTCGAACCCGGTGTCCTTCGGTGCGTTCCTGGGTGACTGGGCGCGCTACATCCCGCGTGACACGCCTTCGTGGAAGCCGATGCTCGCAGCGTTCCTCGCCCAGGTCGCGACGCTGGTGCCGTTCCTGTTCGGTCTGGTGACCGCGACCGTGATCGCCACGACCGCCCCGGATTTCATCGCAAACGGGGATTACGTCGGCGGCCTGCTGAGCGTTTCGCCGGGCTGGTATTTCGTGCCGGTGTGCCTGATCGCCCTCATCGGCGGCATGTCGACCGGCACCACCGCGCTGTACGGCACCGGCCTGGACTTCTCCAGCGTCTTCCCCCGGTTCAGCCGCGTGCAGGCGACCATCTTCATCGGGTCGATCGCGATCGTGTTCATCTTCATCGGCCGATTCGCCTTCAATGTGGTTCAGAGCATCTCGACGTTCGCGGTGCTGATCGTCACGTGCACCGCGCCGTGGATGGTCGTGATGATGATCGGCTGGTTCACCCGTCGCGGCTGGTATGACTCCGATGCGCTGCAGGTGTTCAACCGCCGCCAGAGTGGTGGCCGCTACTGGTTCAACCACGGCTGGAACTGGCGCGGCCTGACCGCGTGGCTGGTGTCGGCCGCACTGTCCATCTGCTTCGTGAACCTGCCCGACCAGTTCGTCGGCCCGCTCGGCAATCTGGCCAACGGTATCGATCTGTCCATCCCCGTCGGCCTCGGTCTGGCCGCTGTGCTCTATCCGGCGCTGCTGTGGCTGTCCCCCGAGCCGCGTGACGCGTTCGGCCCGGACGGCCCGCGCGGCGTCCCGTCCGGTGCCCCCGCCAACACCCCCATCGTGTCGCAAGACGCGATTCCCGCTCCGACACCAGAGAAGACACAGGGAGTTTCCGCATGA
- the speB gene encoding agmatinase, with translation MTTTTNSSTASAPIGPVDASKVPRFAGPATFARLPRLDQVTKADVVIAGVPFDSGVSYRPGARFGPTHVRESSRLLRPYHPGLDVSPFEVVQVADAGDIAVNPFNIHEAIETIEGAARDITADGKKLVTVGGDHTIALPLLRAAAAKHGPVALVHFDAHLDTWDTYFGAEYTHGTPFRRAVEEGILDTEALSHVGTRGPLYGKKDLEDDRRFGFGIVTSSDVYYQGVREVVDKLRQRVGKRPVYLSIDIDVLDPAHAPGTGTPEAGGMTSRELLEILRGFRGLNLVGADVVEVAPAYDHAEMTGVAAAHVAYDLVSLLALGPDES, from the coding sequence ATGACCACCACCACGAACTCATCCACGGCTTCCGCGCCGATCGGTCCGGTGGACGCCTCCAAGGTGCCCCGCTTCGCGGGCCCGGCGACGTTCGCGCGCCTGCCGCGTCTGGACCAGGTGACCAAGGCCGACGTCGTGATCGCCGGTGTGCCGTTCGACTCCGGCGTGTCCTACCGGCCGGGCGCCCGGTTCGGCCCCACCCACGTGCGCGAGTCCTCGCGCCTGCTGCGGCCCTACCACCCCGGTTTGGACGTCTCGCCGTTCGAGGTCGTGCAGGTCGCCGATGCCGGCGACATCGCGGTGAACCCGTTCAACATCCACGAGGCGATCGAGACCATCGAGGGCGCGGCCCGGGACATCACCGCGGACGGTAAGAAACTCGTGACCGTCGGCGGTGACCACACGATCGCACTGCCGCTGCTGCGGGCCGCGGCCGCCAAGCACGGTCCCGTCGCGCTCGTGCACTTCGACGCCCACCTCGACACGTGGGACACCTACTTCGGCGCCGAGTACACCCACGGGACGCCGTTCCGCCGCGCCGTCGAGGAAGGCATCCTCGACACCGAGGCGCTGTCACACGTCGGCACCCGCGGCCCGCTGTACGGCAAGAAGGACCTCGAGGACGACCGCCGTTTCGGCTTCGGCATCGTCACCTCGTCCGACGTGTACTACCAGGGCGTGCGCGAGGTCGTCGACAAGCTGCGCCAGCGCGTCGGCAAGCGGCCCGTGTACCTGTCGATCGACATCGACGTCCTCGATCCGGCCCACGCACCAGGGACCGGCACGCCCGAGGCCGGCGGTATGACCAGCCGCGAACTGTTGGAGATCCTGCGCGGCTTCCGCGGTCTCAACCTCGTGGGCGCCGATGTCGTCGAGGTGGCCCCCGCCTACGACCACGCCGAGATGACCGGTGTGGCGGCGGCGCACGTCGCCTACGACCTGGTGTCGCTGCTGGCCCTCGGTCCCGACGAGTCCTGA
- a CDS encoding threonine aldolase family protein — MADVPSSAFASDNAAPAHPSVLGAVTAANAGAVPSYGADPITQRAMDALRTTFDSPDAEVLFALTGTGANVIALAASVRPWQSILCSDIAHSLVDEAGGPVRLSGAQLTVLPSDDGLIDAAVLDGAVARRGDVHASQPRVVTITQSTENGRVWTPQLIKDFIDHAHDLGLLVHVDGSRIANAVAALDVAPREAIGDADIVTVGGTKNGLLMGDAILVRRPDLFDGIHFAQKQIGHLSSKQRFIAAQFEAMLHDDLWLRNAAHANAMAARLSSGMVGLGLALASPTDANEVFVNLPAATFAAVSERYAVHHLDPRLPAARFVCSWATTEDEVDDVLALLERV, encoded by the coding sequence ATGGCGGACGTGCCGTCCTCCGCTTTCGCCTCCGACAACGCCGCTCCCGCTCACCCAAGCGTCCTCGGCGCGGTCACCGCCGCCAACGCCGGCGCGGTGCCCTCCTACGGCGCCGACCCCATCACGCAGCGCGCCATGGACGCCCTGCGCACCACGTTCGACTCCCCCGACGCCGAGGTCCTGTTCGCCCTGACGGGCACCGGAGCCAACGTCATCGCGCTGGCCGCCTCGGTGCGCCCGTGGCAGTCGATCCTGTGCAGCGACATCGCGCACTCCCTGGTCGACGAGGCCGGCGGCCCGGTGCGCCTGTCCGGCGCGCAGCTCACGGTGCTGCCCAGTGACGACGGTCTGATCGACGCCGCGGTGCTGGACGGCGCGGTCGCCCGTCGCGGCGACGTGCACGCGTCGCAACCGCGCGTCGTGACCATCACGCAGAGCACCGAGAACGGGCGTGTGTGGACGCCGCAGCTCATCAAGGACTTCATCGACCACGCGCACGATCTGGGGTTGCTCGTGCACGTCGACGGATCCCGGATCGCCAACGCGGTCGCGGCCCTGGACGTCGCCCCGCGCGAGGCCATCGGCGACGCGGACATCGTGACCGTCGGCGGCACCAAAAACGGCCTGCTGATGGGCGATGCCATCCTGGTCCGCCGCCCTGACCTGTTCGACGGAATCCACTTCGCGCAGAAACAAATCGGTCACCTGAGCAGCAAGCAGCGGTTCATCGCCGCACAGTTCGAGGCCATGCTGCACGACGACCTGTGGTTGCGCAACGCCGCGCACGCCAACGCCATGGCCGCCCGGCTCAGTAGCGGCATGGTCGGACTCGGACTGGCGCTGGCCTCCCCCACCGACGCCAACGAGGTGTTCGTCAACCTCCCTGCCGCCACGTTCGCGGCGGTCTCCGAGCGCTATGCCGTGCACCACCTCGACCCCCGACTGCCCGCTGCGCGGTTCGTCTGCTCGTGGGCCACCACCGAGGACGAAGTCGACGACGTGCTGGCTCTGCTCGAGCGGGTATGA
- the lpdA gene encoding dihydrolipoyl dehydrogenase: MRYDVVVLGAGSGGYVAAIRAAHLGLSVAIVEAHYWGGVCLNVGCIPSKALLRNAEIAHLLRAFADTFGIEGETKMRYDAAYERSRKVAEERVRGLRFLMRKNTIDEYEGHGAFLDRHTMRITGDEVDTRIEFDAVIVATGATPRLLPGTNRGPRVRTYEEQIMAPTLPSSIAIVGAGPVGVEFAYLLANYGVDVTLIEALPRVLPNEDDDASKEIARAYRPLGITVLTGTRIEELIETEDAVTLTYRRPGSVDAETLVVDVVLQAIGFAPNTTGYGLEHLGVEIDPRTGGIAIDDVMQTSVPGVYAIGDVTAKLMLAHVAEAQGVVAAEAIAGAPTLGFSDYTMMPRVTFCQPQVASFGLTEAQARADAAARGSDIAVAKFPFRANGKAHGHGDPTGFAKVIADREHGELLGAHLVGADVAELLPELTLAQRWDLTVEELVRNVHTHPTLSEALQETFHGLTGKMINF, translated from the coding sequence ATGCGGTATGACGTCGTAGTGCTCGGCGCGGGTTCGGGAGGCTACGTGGCAGCCATCCGCGCCGCACACCTCGGGTTGTCGGTCGCGATCGTCGAAGCTCACTATTGGGGCGGGGTGTGCCTGAATGTCGGATGTATCCCGTCCAAAGCGCTGTTGCGCAACGCCGAGATCGCGCACCTTCTGCGGGCCTTCGCCGACACGTTCGGCATCGAAGGTGAGACGAAGATGCGCTACGACGCGGCATACGAGCGATCACGCAAGGTCGCCGAGGAGCGGGTGCGCGGTCTGCGATTCCTCATGCGCAAGAACACAATCGATGAGTACGAAGGCCACGGGGCGTTCCTCGACCGCCACACCATGCGCATCACCGGCGACGAGGTGGACACCCGAATCGAGTTCGACGCGGTGATCGTCGCGACCGGCGCGACGCCGCGGCTGCTGCCCGGCACGAACCGCGGGCCCAGGGTGCGTACCTACGAAGAACAGATCATGGCACCCACGCTGCCGTCGTCGATCGCCATCGTCGGGGCCGGGCCGGTCGGTGTCGAGTTCGCCTATCTACTCGCGAATTACGGGGTCGACGTGACGCTCATCGAAGCCCTTCCCCGGGTGCTTCCGAACGAAGACGACGACGCCTCCAAAGAGATCGCCAGGGCCTACCGCCCGCTCGGCATCACGGTCCTGACCGGTACGCGCATCGAGGAGCTGATCGAAACCGAAGACGCCGTAACCCTCACCTACCGCAGACCCGGGTCCGTCGACGCTGAGACGCTCGTCGTCGATGTGGTGTTGCAGGCCATCGGATTCGCCCCCAACACCACGGGCTACGGGCTTGAACACCTGGGCGTGGAGATCGACCCGCGCACCGGCGGCATCGCGATCGACGACGTCATGCAGACTTCCGTGCCCGGCGTGTACGCCATCGGCGACGTCACCGCCAAGCTGATGCTCGCCCATGTGGCCGAAGCGCAGGGCGTCGTCGCCGCAGAGGCCATCGCCGGCGCACCCACGCTGGGGTTCTCCGATTACACGATGATGCCCCGCGTGACGTTCTGCCAGCCCCAGGTTGCCAGCTTCGGTCTCACCGAAGCGCAGGCGCGCGCCGACGCCGCGGCACGCGGCAGCGATATCGCGGTCGCCAAGTTCCCGTTCCGCGCCAACGGAAAGGCACACGGTCATGGCGATCCCACCGGATTCGCCAAGGTGATCGCCGATCGTGAGCACGGGGAGCTGCTCGGCGCTCACCTGGTCGGCGCCGATGTCGCCGAACTACTGCCCGAGCTGACATTGGCCCAGCGCTGGGACCTGACCGTCGAGGAACTGGTCCGCAACGTCCACACCCACCCCACGCTGTCCGAAGCGCTGCAGGAGACGTTCCACGGGTTGACCGGAAAGATGATCAACTTCTAG
- a CDS encoding serine hydrolase domain-containing protein: protein MRFPRIVRVLVAVIVVATASAGCTSRDGAEEAFETPEPPALKSIDPAHLQNVVAEAADNLDVPGALVLLQTPAGRFVARTGTTELGAQTPPQPDTHFRIASNTKTMTAALIMLLAQDGKLSLGDPVAEYVPGVPKGDAITLSDLLRMRSGLYCYTNDSDFAATLDTDPAKTWTPQEILDIAFAHPSTVAPDTAYEYCNTNYALLGVVAEKVGGLPLTEQFRRRLFEPLAMRNTLLPAPADAANLPSPYSHGYMYGETFYAMVDEPYPAEMTDAARAGTLEPIDYTHQNSSYATAAGGAISTADDLAVWIRALVTGKVLDAEHQQQWLDSLLPEDPDNPEGGQSYGYGISFQRFGPDAAMYYHGGEMPGFNSFMGFDPDNDVTLVIWTNLTLSPDNKTTANAMLPVILEEIYSDLDF from the coding sequence ATGAGGTTTCCGCGAATCGTTCGAGTGCTCGTAGCAGTCATCGTGGTGGCGACCGCGTCTGCCGGGTGCACGTCCCGGGACGGAGCCGAGGAGGCGTTCGAGACGCCAGAACCACCCGCGCTGAAATCCATCGACCCGGCGCACCTGCAGAACGTCGTCGCCGAGGCCGCAGACAATCTCGACGTGCCGGGCGCCCTTGTGCTGCTGCAGACGCCAGCGGGCCGGTTCGTCGCGCGAACCGGCACCACCGAATTGGGCGCCCAGACCCCGCCGCAACCCGACACGCACTTCCGGATCGCGTCGAACACCAAAACCATGACAGCCGCCCTGATCATGCTGCTGGCACAGGACGGCAAGCTCTCGCTCGGCGACCCGGTCGCCGAGTACGTTCCCGGCGTGCCCAAGGGCGACGCCATCACCCTGAGCGATCTGCTGCGCATGCGCAGCGGACTGTACTGCTACACCAACGACTCGGATTTCGCGGCGACACTCGACACCGACCCGGCCAAAACCTGGACGCCACAAGAGATTCTGGACATCGCTTTCGCACACCCGTCGACCGTCGCCCCCGACACCGCCTACGAGTACTGCAACACCAATTACGCGCTGCTGGGCGTGGTCGCCGAGAAAGTGGGCGGCCTGCCGCTGACCGAGCAGTTCCGCCGGCGACTGTTCGAGCCGTTGGCAATGCGGAACACCCTGCTGCCCGCGCCGGCCGATGCGGCGAACCTCCCCTCGCCGTACTCCCACGGGTACATGTACGGCGAGACGTTCTACGCGATGGTCGACGAGCCTTACCCCGCCGAGATGACCGACGCCGCACGGGCAGGAACCCTCGAACCGATCGATTACACGCACCAGAACTCCTCGTACGCCACCGCCGCCGGCGGCGCCATCTCGACGGCCGACGACCTGGCCGTGTGGATACGTGCTCTGGTGACCGGGAAGGTGCTCGACGCCGAACACCAGCAGCAGTGGTTGGACAGCCTGCTGCCCGAGGACCCGGACAACCCGGAGGGTGGCCAGTCCTACGGATACGGCATCAGCTTCCAGAGATTCGGGCCGGATGCCGCCATGTACTACCACGGCGGCGAGATGCCGGGCTTCAACTCGTTCATGGGGTTCGACCCGGACAACGATGTGACGCTGGTGATCTGGACGAATCTGACCCTGTCACCGGACAACAAGACGACCGCCAACGCGATGCTGCCCGTCATCCTCGAAGAGATCTACTCGGATCTGGATTTCTAG
- a CDS encoding carboxymuconolactone decarboxylase family protein: MSHELHLLAALSALSPPQLADINADIREVCAGVTGLNPLPAESRGGAVDPMVTEFAEQFSADVSAINPAQRLAFSDLLGVETFRVTTLIFIADFVPRVLAGLASLGVDSVVEDEVWDHDTDPADFVLDVFVPAVGRMRALDPVTTEIVRLRGARVHNCRLCKSLREASALEAGACETLYDEIDHYENSDLSDRHKAALRFVDAIIWTPAQVPGAELLRHFSADEAVELTLDVMRNANNKVAVALGVDAPRVSEGTEQYRLGADGQPIYT; the protein is encoded by the coding sequence GTGTCACATGAGCTGCACCTGTTGGCGGCGCTATCGGCACTGTCGCCGCCACAGCTGGCCGACATCAACGCCGATATCCGTGAGGTGTGCGCAGGCGTCACGGGGCTGAACCCGTTGCCCGCCGAATCCCGTGGCGGCGCCGTGGACCCGATGGTCACCGAGTTCGCCGAGCAGTTCAGCGCCGACGTCAGCGCGATCAACCCGGCGCAACGCCTGGCCTTCTCGGATCTGTTGGGGGTCGAGACTTTTCGCGTCACGACGCTGATATTCATCGCCGACTTCGTGCCGCGGGTGCTGGCCGGGTTGGCGTCGCTCGGTGTGGACTCCGTTGTCGAGGACGAAGTGTGGGACCACGACACCGATCCGGCTGACTTCGTGCTCGACGTGTTCGTGCCCGCCGTGGGCCGGATGCGGGCGCTGGATCCGGTGACGACCGAGATCGTGCGGCTGCGCGGTGCCCGGGTGCACAACTGCCGGCTGTGCAAGTCGCTGCGTGAGGCGTCGGCCCTTGAGGCGGGCGCGTGCGAGACCCTCTACGACGAGATCGACCACTACGAGAACTCGGATCTGTCCGACCGGCACAAGGCCGCGCTGCGGTTCGTCGACGCGATAATCTGGACGCCGGCGCAGGTCCCGGGCGCTGAACTGCTCCGGCACTTCTCGGCGGACGAGGCTGTCGAACTGACCCTCGACGTGATGCGTAACGCGAACAACAAGGTGGCCGTCGCGTTGGGTGTCGACGCTCCGCGGGTCAGTGAGGGTACCGAGCAGTACCGGCTCGGTGCCGACGGACAGCCGATCTACACCTAG
- a CDS encoding thiamine pyrophosphate-binding protein, with protein sequence MTGRNGGDVVVETLTALGVSHVFGIPGQNALGLFDAIRRSKLTFISSRVENNSAFGADGYSRVTGEVGVLFLSTGPGALTALGALQEAYATGVPVLVIASQVPRDGMGLRRGMLHQLDDQKASAANVTKSTAVAREAAAIPSLIADAYELALSAPAGPVWVEIPQDVLTEPTTVPPVTTLTATPTFRAPRPELVDAAADLLNRAQRPVILAGGGVRRSPGGPAALVAFAEALGAPVVSTVGGKGAIAFDHPLSAASWIEDRHTTELLEDADVLVAAGTAMGEVTSNYFTFAPRGQLIHVDAEARVLQANHPALAIHADAAQALTALTARVDPRDNAEGARIAGALRTAVQDRLSAQDLAIEQKLMADLRTAVPSTTHTFWDMTIAGYWAWSAWDPQQGEFHSAQGAGGLGFAFPAALAAAIATGRRTLAVSGDGGAMYSIAELATARQHDADITWLIVDDGGYGILREYMTAEFGAATATELARPDFARLAASFGIPAHTATTDTVGDLVADSFSSDGPTVIVLPAVLQMFAPTHLPPKE encoded by the coding sequence ATGACCGGCCGCAATGGTGGTGATGTGGTCGTCGAAACCCTCACCGCACTGGGTGTCTCGCACGTGTTCGGAATTCCCGGCCAGAACGCGCTGGGCCTGTTCGACGCGATCCGCCGCAGCAAGCTGACCTTCATCAGTTCGCGAGTGGAGAACAATTCGGCGTTCGGCGCCGACGGCTACAGCCGCGTCACCGGGGAGGTCGGCGTGCTGTTCCTGTCGACGGGGCCCGGCGCGTTGACCGCCCTTGGCGCGCTGCAGGAGGCGTACGCCACCGGAGTTCCGGTGCTGGTGATCGCCAGCCAGGTTCCCCGCGACGGCATGGGGTTACGCCGCGGCATGCTGCACCAGCTCGACGATCAGAAGGCCAGCGCCGCCAACGTCACCAAGAGCACGGCCGTGGCGCGAGAAGCCGCGGCGATCCCGAGCCTCATCGCCGACGCCTACGAACTGGCGCTGTCGGCGCCGGCCGGGCCGGTGTGGGTCGAGATCCCGCAGGATGTGCTGACCGAGCCCACCACGGTGCCGCCGGTGACCACGCTGACCGCGACGCCTACCTTCCGGGCCCCGCGCCCCGAACTGGTCGATGCCGCAGCGGATCTGCTCAACCGCGCGCAGCGACCCGTGATCCTCGCCGGTGGCGGGGTGCGGCGCTCCCCCGGCGGACCGGCCGCACTGGTCGCGTTCGCCGAGGCACTAGGCGCCCCCGTGGTGTCCACGGTCGGCGGCAAGGGCGCCATCGCGTTCGACCATCCGCTGTCGGCGGCCTCGTGGATCGAGGATCGTCACACCACAGAACTGCTCGAAGACGCCGACGTGCTGGTCGCGGCCGGCACCGCGATGGGCGAGGTCACCAGCAACTACTTCACGTTCGCACCGCGTGGTCAGCTCATCCATGTCGACGCCGAAGCCCGTGTGTTGCAGGCCAATCACCCGGCGCTGGCGATCCACGCCGACGCCGCGCAGGCCCTGACCGCGTTGACTGCGCGTGTCGACCCGCGGGACAACGCCGAGGGGGCACGCATCGCGGGGGCACTGCGAACAGCGGTGCAGGACCGACTCTCGGCACAGGACCTCGCCATCGAGCAGAAGTTGATGGCGGATCTGCGGACGGCGGTGCCGTCGACCACGCACACGTTCTGGGACATGACCATCGCCGGGTACTGGGCGTGGTCGGCCTGGGACCCGCAGCAGGGTGAATTCCATTCCGCGCAGGGCGCAGGCGGTCTCGGCTTCGCCTTCCCGGCCGCGCTGGCCGCGGCGATCGCCACCGGGCGACGCACGCTCGCGGTGTCCGGGGACGGCGGCGCGATGTACTCGATCGCCGAGCTCGCCACCGCGCGCCAGCACGACGCCGACATCACGTGGCTCATCGTCGACGACGGCGGCTACGGGATCCTGCGGGAGTACATGACCGCGGAGTTCGGCGCCGCGACCGCCACCGAGTTGGCCAGGCCCGACTTCGCACGTCTGGCAGCCAGTTTCGGCATTCCCGCCCACACCGCGACCACCGACACCGTCGGTGACCTGGTCGCGGACTCGTTCTCCAGCGACGGCCCGACAGTCATCGTGCTGCCCGCCGTCCTGCAGATGTTCGCCCCCACCCACCTCCCACCGAAGGAATGA
- a CDS encoding Lrp/AsnC family transcriptional regulator: MDRMDEVDEAIVSLLEDDGRLTHRDIAHRVGLSRSAAAARIQRLIATGQVVVRGVVHPAVLGRGALAHVSVMVDGPAAPIAQVLATRDDVAFLSLTSGPFGLIAEARVGSVRDLDGVVATLRSLPGVVGVDTLTYVEVMRDVVGPVGEVSVEVDDTDLALLRALQRDGRASYVELAEAVGLSPAGARRRVVRLIEAQVVRIGAVVRHSGQDRQSAMGLGIRLTGDAAEVLTTLTGMRSVIFVARTLGRFDVLATVRAFSAAQLLEILDAVRGLPGVGVVESWVHLEVVKESYASGLQAG, encoded by the coding sequence ATGGATCGCATGGATGAGGTCGACGAAGCGATCGTCAGCCTGCTCGAAGACGACGGTCGGCTCACGCATCGCGACATCGCCCACCGAGTCGGCTTGTCCAGGTCGGCCGCGGCCGCACGGATCCAGCGGTTGATCGCCACCGGGCAGGTCGTGGTGCGTGGCGTCGTCCATCCGGCGGTGCTGGGGCGCGGGGCGCTCGCACACGTCAGCGTCATGGTCGACGGCCCAGCGGCGCCGATCGCACAGGTTCTGGCAACCCGCGACGATGTCGCGTTCCTGTCGCTGACGAGTGGTCCGTTCGGGTTGATCGCCGAGGCCCGGGTGGGGTCCGTGCGTGACCTCGACGGAGTGGTCGCCACCCTGCGGTCGCTGCCCGGCGTCGTCGGCGTGGACACCCTCACCTACGTCGAGGTGATGCGAGACGTGGTGGGTCCGGTCGGCGAGGTCAGCGTCGAGGTCGATGACACGGACCTGGCGCTGCTGCGCGCGCTGCAACGGGATGGCCGGGCATCGTATGTGGAACTCGCTGAGGCCGTTGGTCTTTCCCCGGCCGGTGCGCGCAGGCGGGTGGTGCGCCTGATCGAGGCGCAGGTGGTGCGCATCGGCGCGGTGGTGCGACATTCCGGGCAGGACCGGCAGAGCGCGATGGGCCTGGGAATCCGGTTGACGGGGGATGCCGCCGAGGTGCTCACGACCCTGACCGGGATGCGTTCGGTGATCTTCGTGGCCCGCACGCTTGGCCGTTTCGACGTGCTGGCCACGGTGCGGGCGTTCTCGGCGGCTCAGCTGCTCGAGATCCTCGACGCCGTCCGTGGGCTGCCCGGCGTCGGTGTCGTCGAGAGCTGGGTGCACCTGGAGGTGGTCAAGGAAAGCTACGCCTCGGGCCTGCAAGCGGGATAA